From the Hymenobacter yonginensis genome, one window contains:
- a CDS encoding energy transducer TonB, with product MLRLATLVLLLLMPRLLAAQTAATAALTDSDTSLAGPATSASPAAPAAPLLYHAADEMPAFPGGAPAFQQFLRQKLRYPEEALRRNLSGKVHVSFVVDEQGHILDPKVVRGLGSGLDEEALRLVRIMPWWTPGRVAGQPVRVAYTLPIVFRALE from the coding sequence ATGCTTCGTCTTGCTACGCTTGTGCTTCTGCTCCTGATGCCCCGCCTGCTGGCCGCCCAAACCGCCGCCACTGCCGCCCTCACCGATTCCGATACCAGCCTCGCCGGCCCGGCCACGTCGGCCAGCCCCGCCGCCCCGGCCGCGCCGCTGCTCTACCACGCCGCCGACGAAATGCCGGCCTTTCCCGGTGGCGCGCCGGCGTTTCAGCAGTTTCTGCGCCAGAAGCTGCGCTACCCGGAGGAGGCGCTGCGGCGCAATCTGTCGGGCAAGGTGCACGTCAGCTTCGTGGTGGATGAGCAGGGCCACATCCTCGACCCCAAAGTGGTGCGCGGCTTAGGCAGCGGCCTCGACGAGGAAGCCCTGCGCCTGGTGCGCATCATGCCCTGGTGGACGCCCGGCCGCGTAGCCGGCCAGCCCGTGCGCGTGGCCTACACCCTGCCCATCGTGTTCCGGGCGTTGGAGTAG
- a CDS encoding carbonic anhydrase, which produces MITYDEIFENNRQWVESSTATNADFLKHLASDQKPDYLYIGCSDSRVTAEDLMGVAPGEVFVHRNVANLVINIDLNATSVIEYAVAHLGVKHIVVCGHYGCGGVKAAMQPQDLGIMNPWLRNIRDVYRLHHAELDKIEDTTARYDRLVELNVQEQCVNVIKMAVVQQAYLKQGYPTVHGWVFDLKTGLLKDLNLDFEHILHDIQEIYNLGDQVLFGEGKVTPAIEIGREAKTEAQR; this is translated from the coding sequence ATGATAACCTACGACGAAATCTTCGAGAATAACCGCCAGTGGGTGGAATCCAGCACGGCCACCAACGCCGACTTCCTCAAGCACCTGGCCTCCGACCAGAAGCCCGACTATCTCTACATCGGCTGCTCCGACTCGCGCGTGACGGCCGAAGACCTGATGGGTGTGGCTCCCGGGGAGGTGTTTGTGCACCGCAACGTGGCCAATCTGGTCATCAACATCGACCTCAATGCAACGTCGGTGATTGAGTATGCCGTAGCCCATCTGGGCGTGAAGCACATTGTGGTGTGCGGACATTACGGCTGCGGCGGCGTGAAGGCAGCCATGCAGCCCCAGGATCTGGGCATCATGAACCCCTGGCTGCGCAACATTCGCGACGTGTACCGCCTGCACCACGCCGAGCTCGATAAAATCGAGGATACTACCGCCCGCTACGACCGGCTGGTAGAGCTGAACGTGCAGGAGCAGTGCGTCAACGTCATCAAAATGGCTGTGGTACAGCAGGCCTATCTGAAGCAGGGCTACCCCACGGTACACGGCTGGGTATTCGACCTGAAAACCGGCCTGCTCAAAGATCTGAACTTGGACTTCGAGCACATCCTGCACGACATTCAGGAAATCTACAACCTCGGCGACCAAGTGCTGTTCGGCGAAGGCAAAGTAACCCCCGCTATTGAAATCGGGCGAGAAGCCAAGACAGAAGCACAGCGTTAA
- a CDS encoding LytR/AlgR family response regulator transcription factor codes for MNVLLVDDSRLARTELRHLLQAFPDVTVVGEARHAAEARTRLQELRPDLLLLDIHMPGETGFELLASLETAPHVVFTTAYDEYALRAFEVNALDYLLKPVQEHRLAAALEKARTKLLPPTDAPTLPAPATTAPEPAATLLTEHDQVFVKDGERCWFVRLADIRLFEINGSYTQIYFEQHRPLIPRTLQHLEQRLDPRVFFRANRQQIINLKWIEGIEPWFSSTLKIRLRGGPEVEVSRQQSVRFRELLSL; via the coding sequence GTGAACGTTCTGCTCGTTGACGACTCGCGGCTGGCCCGCACCGAACTGCGCCACCTGCTGCAGGCCTTCCCCGATGTGACTGTGGTAGGCGAAGCCCGCCACGCCGCCGAGGCCCGCACCCGCCTGCAGGAGTTGCGCCCCGACCTGCTGCTGCTCGACATCCACATGCCCGGCGAAACCGGCTTCGAGCTGCTGGCCTCGCTGGAAACCGCCCCGCACGTCGTCTTCACCACCGCCTACGACGAGTACGCGCTGCGGGCTTTTGAGGTAAATGCCTTGGACTATCTGCTCAAGCCGGTGCAGGAGCACCGCCTGGCCGCCGCCCTGGAAAAAGCCCGCACTAAGCTGCTGCCTCCGACCGATGCTCCCACCCTGCCCGCCCCGGCCACCACCGCCCCCGAGCCGGCCGCCACCCTACTCACCGAGCACGACCAAGTATTTGTGAAGGATGGCGAGCGGTGCTGGTTTGTGCGGCTGGCTGATATCCGGCTGTTTGAAATCAACGGCAGCTACACCCAGATCTACTTCGAGCAGCACCGGCCCCTGATTCCGCGCACCCTGCAGCACCTGGAGCAGCGCCTCGACCCGCGCGTGTTCTTCCGGGCCAACCGCCAGCAGATCATCAACCTGAAATGGATTGAAGGCATCGAACCCTGGTTCAGCAGCACCCTCAAGATCCGGCTGCGGGGCGGCCCGGAGGTGGAAGTATCGCGGCAGCAGTCGGTGCGGTTTCGCGAACTACTTAGCCTATAG
- a CDS encoding alpha/beta fold hydrolase — MNLTARLRPICLALLLAASTAPETAVAATPAVAAASAAADNPAAHPNFTVRVVGKGRPMLLIPGLTCPGAVWDETVARYQRQYQCHIISLAGFGGNAAPASTDKLLQNVRDQLLAYIKTQQLTKPVVVGHSLGGFMGLWLSTTQPEAVGPLVIVDSLPFLAAVQNPAQTVEGARPMAEGMRKQMAAGQMTMAAARQMSATMMQDTARITQTARWSVASNPATVAQAMYDLFTTDLRQDIARVQQPVLVLGAWAAYKPYGSTKESTRAVFEQQYARLPQHRIEMSEAGRHFLMYDDTQWFFQQTDAFLQQHYVAKK; from the coding sequence ATGAACCTGACCGCCCGCCTCCGCCCTATCTGCCTCGCCCTGCTGCTGGCCGCTTCCACCGCCCCTGAAACGGCCGTAGCCGCCACGCCGGCCGTAGCCGCCGCCAGCGCCGCCGCCGACAACCCCGCCGCCCACCCCAACTTCACGGTACGGGTGGTGGGCAAAGGCCGGCCCATGCTGCTGATTCCGGGCCTCACCTGCCCCGGCGCCGTCTGGGACGAAACCGTGGCCCGCTACCAGCGCCAGTACCAGTGCCACATCATCAGCCTGGCCGGCTTTGGCGGCAACGCGGCCCCGGCTTCCACCGACAAGCTGCTGCAGAACGTGCGCGACCAGCTGCTGGCCTACATCAAAACCCAGCAGCTGACCAAGCCCGTGGTGGTGGGCCACAGCCTGGGCGGCTTTATGGGCCTGTGGCTGAGCACCACCCAGCCCGAGGCCGTGGGCCCGCTGGTGATTGTGGATTCGCTGCCATTCCTGGCGGCCGTGCAGAACCCCGCCCAGACCGTGGAAGGCGCCCGGCCCATGGCCGAAGGCATGCGCAAGCAAATGGCCGCCGGCCAGATGACGATGGCCGCCGCCCGCCAGATGAGCGCCACCATGATGCAGGACACCGCCCGCATCACCCAGACAGCCCGCTGGAGCGTAGCCTCCAACCCCGCCACCGTGGCCCAGGCCATGTACGACCTGTTCACGACCGACCTGCGCCAGGACATTGCCCGCGTGCAGCAGCCGGTGCTGGTGCTGGGTGCCTGGGCGGCCTACAAGCCCTACGGCTCCACTAAGGAAAGCACCCGCGCCGTATTCGAGCAGCAGTACGCCCGCCTGCCCCAGCACCGCATCGAAATGTCGGAAGCCGGCCGCCATTTCCTGATGTACGACGATACTCAGTGGTTTTTTCAGCAAACCGACGCTTTTTTGCAGCAGCATTACGTGGCTAAAAAGTAA
- a CDS encoding PQQ-dependent sugar dehydrogenase — protein sequence MTKAPLLLATALFAGLSSATAQNVPPEATPFQMTGNIYLPKKLPATPERVASLKVPAGFTVSKYAEGLDAPRMLAQAPNGDLYVSNRVKGTVTLLRDANKDGKVELTQQVAQKPHLHGLALRDGKLYMAAVRELYVADVKPDGTLGELKTLYSDLPDAGQHANRTLQFGPDGQLYLSVGSTCNACDEDNPESATLLQVNTDGSGRRIFATGLRNTIGFDWHPTTKALFGMDHGIDWLGDEDQQEEFNQLKQGANYGWPSIIADGKPYPANKPKSGESYEQFDAKAVRPLLLYKAHSAPLGLVFNRSQQLPADYQNSAFVTMHGSWNRAQPSGYKIVRVRFNEQGQPQQFEDFATGWLVENDKSQFGRPCAIVQAADGALLVSDDDNGVIYRIAYAGSGKAAPKQKKRG from the coding sequence ATGACCAAAGCCCCACTCCTGCTCGCTACGGCCCTTTTTGCCGGCCTCAGTTCCGCCACGGCCCAGAACGTACCGCCCGAGGCCACGCCGTTTCAGATGACGGGCAACATCTACCTGCCCAAGAAGCTGCCGGCCACGCCCGAGCGGGTGGCCTCGCTGAAAGTGCCGGCCGGCTTCACGGTCAGCAAATACGCCGAGGGCCTCGACGCGCCGCGCATGCTGGCCCAGGCCCCCAACGGCGACCTGTACGTGAGCAACCGCGTGAAAGGCACCGTGACCTTGCTGCGCGACGCCAACAAAGACGGCAAAGTGGAACTCACGCAGCAGGTGGCCCAGAAGCCCCACCTGCACGGCCTCGCCCTCCGGGACGGCAAGCTATACATGGCCGCCGTGCGCGAGCTGTATGTGGCCGACGTGAAGCCCGACGGCACGCTAGGCGAGCTGAAAACGCTCTACTCCGACCTGCCCGACGCCGGCCAGCACGCCAACCGCACCCTGCAGTTCGGGCCCGACGGCCAGCTCTACCTCTCGGTGGGCAGCACCTGCAACGCCTGCGACGAAGACAACCCCGAAAGCGCCACCCTGCTGCAAGTGAACACCGATGGCTCGGGCCGCCGCATCTTCGCCACGGGCCTGCGCAACACCATCGGCTTCGACTGGCACCCGACTACGAAAGCCTTGTTCGGCATGGACCACGGCATCGACTGGCTCGGCGACGAAGACCAGCAGGAAGAGTTCAACCAGCTCAAGCAGGGCGCCAACTACGGCTGGCCGTCCATCATCGCCGACGGCAAGCCCTACCCGGCCAACAAGCCCAAGAGCGGCGAGTCGTATGAGCAGTTTGATGCCAAGGCCGTGCGCCCGCTGCTTCTCTACAAGGCCCACTCGGCGCCGCTGGGACTGGTGTTCAACCGCAGCCAGCAGCTGCCCGCCGACTACCAGAACAGCGCCTTCGTGACCATGCACGGCTCCTGGAACCGCGCCCAGCCCTCGGGCTACAAAATCGTGCGGGTGCGCTTCAACGAACAGGGCCAGCCCCAGCAGTTCGAGGACTTTGCCACGGGTTGGCTGGTGGAAAACGACAAGTCGCAGTTCGGGCGGCCCTGCGCCATCGTGCAGGCGGCCGACGGCGCGCTGCTGGTATCCGACGACGACAACGGCGTGATTTACCGCATTGCCTACGCCGGCAGCGGCAAGGCCGCACCGAAGCAGAAGAAGCGCGGCTGA
- a CDS encoding sensor histidine kinase, whose protein sequence is MTTFSYASAPAPSRLYWRLQLLGWSLYFVFNVVLFSVFGRFSGELVLITTAIVLPVMGLSHALRYHIRANGWELLPPLPLLGRLLVTNALLSVLSQVIIWALLIWVVKPSADGRPHGWAQFMGYSLNVNFMLWLWAGFYFGWHFFHRYKQAEVDKWRLAAAVREAEMRTLKAQINPHFLFNGLNNIRALVMEDPTRARTMMTHLSDLLRYSIQLSAAEQVPLGRELEIVEHYLQLEALQLEERLTYTLDVDPAAEQVLIPPMTLQLLVENAIKHGLAPRPEGGSIQLTAQLDGAGQLHVSIRNTGRYQPQPGHEGVGVRNARERLALLFGPAAHLDIDNHPTEPDTVVAHLRLPVRAEAPATFH, encoded by the coding sequence ATGACTACGTTTTCCTACGCCTCCGCCCCGGCTCCGAGCCGGCTGTACTGGCGCCTGCAGCTGCTGGGCTGGAGCCTGTACTTTGTGTTCAACGTGGTGCTGTTCTCGGTCTTCGGGCGGTTTTCCGGCGAGTTGGTGCTGATTACCACGGCCATTGTGCTGCCCGTGATGGGGTTGTCGCACGCTTTGCGCTACCATATCCGGGCCAACGGCTGGGAGCTGCTGCCGCCCCTGCCGCTGCTGGGGCGCCTGCTGGTGACCAATGCGCTGCTGTCGGTGCTGAGCCAGGTTATCATCTGGGCGCTGCTGATCTGGGTGGTGAAACCTAGTGCCGATGGGCGGCCGCACGGCTGGGCGCAGTTTATGGGCTACTCGCTCAACGTCAACTTCATGCTGTGGCTCTGGGCCGGCTTCTATTTCGGCTGGCACTTTTTCCACCGCTACAAGCAAGCCGAAGTGGACAAGTGGCGGCTGGCGGCGGCCGTGCGGGAAGCCGAGATGCGTACCCTCAAGGCCCAGATCAACCCGCACTTCCTGTTCAACGGCCTCAACAACATCCGGGCGCTGGTGATGGAAGACCCCACCCGCGCCCGCACCATGATGACCCACCTCTCCGACCTGCTGCGCTACTCCATTCAGCTCAGCGCGGCCGAGCAGGTGCCGCTGGGCCGCGAGCTGGAGATTGTGGAGCACTACCTGCAGCTGGAAGCCCTGCAGCTGGAGGAGCGCCTAACCTACACCCTCGACGTGGATCCGGCAGCCGAGCAGGTACTCATTCCGCCCATGACGCTGCAGCTGCTCGTCGAAAACGCCATCAAGCACGGCCTGGCCCCGCGGCCCGAGGGCGGCAGCATCCAGCTCACGGCCCAGCTCGACGGCGCCGGGCAGCTGCACGTGAGCATCCGCAACACGGGCCGCTACCAGCCGCAGCCCGGCCACGAGGGCGTGGGCGTGCGCAACGCCCGCGAGCGGCTGGCTCTGCTCTTCGGCCCCGCCGCCCACCTCGACATCGACAACCACCCCACCGAGCCCGACACCGTGGTAGCTCACCTGCGCCTGCCGGTGCGAGCCGAGGCCCCGGCCACTTTCCACTAG
- a CDS encoding S8 family peptidase — MPSFLRFYPLLALLLGAPAAHAQTAGAISATASPEAVAQPGLLVFKLKPEYRAQAQPGRVAVPQLEATLRRLGALRLVQKFPNALPPDPKNPEAVDLRLIYQVWLPATTVLPKAQLALRQTGALAYVEPLYYRAPLYQPNDPLADSTNASGQYHLRNIRAYQAWDVTKGDSSVLIGITDTGFRLSHEDLNGQWQRNRQDPPDGLDNDNDGYIDNYRGWDLADNDNNPSSDSYQQPRHGVHSAGAAAARPDNGRGVAGAGFNCRFLPLKIYPSTPGGSFAGFEAIVYAADHGCKVINMSWGAAGGRSQFEQDAITYAAVNRDAVVVASAGNTNAELDFYPASYEHVLSVGASNRTDVKSGYATYSRRLDLVAPGDNILTVWGDTDTDYIPATGSSFSAPLVAGAAGLVRARFPQLTAAQVRAQLRRTTDNIDALPGNAAYIGKLGTGRLNMLRAVRANDQRAMRLTQRVFSPIKSAYQPADTIRLVVEMQNLLLPVQNLTLTITSLSPYLTVRQGTFAAGALATLARTANTAAPFRLTVAAAVPLNTRAVLRYHFEDAATGYQEDQYSTVQLSPDYVVLNAGDLALTLTSRGSLGYDGIGSDLGEGVTYRGSAPLLYEGGLLLATSPTRVSSRLRNERNVADADFFRLNQAALRRQPLRADQEAGNVLQDSLPSATRNRTVGMQIRQRGYAWAQAPHRDYVVLEYQLRNVTPDTLKPLYAGLFMDWDVAPEYARNVVAWDSVRRLSYAYDAGSPDVYVGLKWLRGGTATTYAIDVNAPAGSPVQLSNGFSRAEKYLALSSGTRQRSTGLPTGTDIAHVLGAALPRLAPADSAVVAFAVLAAPTLAQLQAAADAAQTRYNQLLPVRPALAAGAWQLYPNPTTGRIRLEVPASFGGHHAQLFNPLGQLVRQFSFSGTTTELDAGGLPAGVYVVRVQGAAGQLTRQLLVQP, encoded by the coding sequence ATGCCCTCATTTTTACGGTTTTATCCTTTACTGGCTCTGCTGCTGGGAGCCCCGGCCGCGCATGCGCAAACTGCCGGCGCCATTTCTGCCACGGCTAGCCCGGAGGCGGTAGCTCAGCCCGGGCTGTTGGTGTTCAAGTTGAAGCCCGAATACCGGGCCCAGGCGCAGCCCGGCCGCGTGGCCGTACCGCAGCTGGAAGCTACTTTGCGCCGCCTCGGGGCGTTGCGCCTGGTGCAGAAGTTTCCGAACGCGCTGCCACCCGACCCCAAGAACCCCGAGGCCGTAGACCTGCGCCTGATCTATCAGGTGTGGCTGCCGGCCACCACCGTGCTGCCCAAGGCCCAGCTGGCCCTGCGCCAGACCGGTGCCTTGGCGTACGTGGAGCCACTCTACTACCGCGCGCCCCTCTACCAGCCCAACGACCCCCTGGCTGACTCCACCAACGCCAGCGGCCAATATCACCTGCGCAACATCCGCGCCTACCAGGCCTGGGACGTGACCAAGGGCGACTCCAGCGTGCTCATCGGCATCACCGACACCGGTTTCCGGCTTTCGCACGAAGACCTCAACGGCCAGTGGCAGCGCAACCGCCAGGACCCACCCGACGGCCTCGATAACGACAACGACGGCTACATAGACAACTACCGCGGCTGGGACCTAGCCGACAACGACAACAACCCCTCGTCTGACTCTTACCAGCAGCCGCGGCACGGCGTGCACTCGGCCGGGGCCGCCGCCGCCCGTCCCGATAACGGCCGCGGCGTGGCCGGCGCCGGCTTCAACTGCCGCTTTCTGCCCCTGAAAATTTACCCCAGCACGCCCGGGGGCAGCTTCGCGGGCTTCGAGGCCATCGTGTACGCCGCCGACCACGGCTGCAAGGTCATCAACATGAGCTGGGGGGCCGCCGGGGGCCGCTCGCAGTTCGAGCAGGACGCCATTACCTACGCGGCCGTCAACCGCGACGCCGTAGTGGTGGCCTCGGCCGGCAACACCAACGCCGAGCTGGACTTCTACCCGGCCTCCTATGAGCACGTGCTGTCGGTGGGCGCCTCCAACCGCACCGATGTCAAGTCGGGCTACGCCACCTACAGCCGCCGCCTCGATCTGGTAGCGCCCGGCGACAACATCCTGACTGTATGGGGCGACACCGACACCGACTACATTCCGGCCACGGGCTCGTCGTTTTCGGCGCCATTGGTGGCGGGTGCAGCCGGGCTGGTGCGGGCCCGCTTTCCGCAGCTCACCGCCGCCCAGGTGCGCGCCCAGCTGCGCCGCACCACTGACAACATTGACGCCCTGCCCGGCAACGCCGCCTACATCGGCAAGCTGGGCACCGGCCGCCTGAACATGCTGCGGGCCGTACGCGCCAACGACCAGCGCGCCATGCGCCTCACCCAGCGCGTGTTCAGCCCCATCAAAAGCGCCTACCAACCCGCCGATACCATACGGCTGGTTGTGGAAATGCAGAATCTGCTGCTGCCCGTCCAGAACCTGACCCTCACCATTACGTCCCTTTCGCCTTACCTGACCGTGCGGCAGGGCACGTTTGCAGCCGGGGCGCTGGCCACGCTGGCCCGCACCGCCAATACGGCCGCCCCGTTTCGGCTGACGGTGGCGGCGGCAGTACCGCTCAATACCCGCGCCGTGCTGCGCTATCATTTCGAGGATGCGGCCACCGGCTATCAGGAAGACCAATACAGCACAGTGCAGCTCAGCCCCGACTACGTGGTGCTCAATGCCGGCGACCTGGCCCTTACGCTCACCAGCCGGGGCAGCCTTGGCTACGACGGTATTGGGTCTGACCTGGGCGAAGGGGTGACGTACCGGGGCAGCGCGCCGTTGCTCTACGAGGGGGGCCTGCTGCTGGCCACCAGCCCCACCCGGGTTTCCAGCCGCCTCCGCAATGAGCGCAACGTAGCCGACGCCGACTTCTTCCGCCTGAACCAGGCCGCCCTGCGACGCCAGCCACTGCGCGCCGACCAGGAAGCCGGCAATGTCCTACAGGATTCTTTGCCTTCGGCCACCCGCAACCGCACCGTGGGCATGCAGATACGCCAGCGCGGCTACGCTTGGGCCCAGGCCCCGCACCGCGACTACGTGGTGCTGGAGTATCAGCTCCGCAATGTCACACCCGACACGTTGAAGCCGCTGTACGCCGGCCTGTTCATGGACTGGGACGTGGCGCCGGAGTACGCCCGCAACGTAGTGGCCTGGGACTCGGTGCGGCGCCTAAGCTACGCCTACGATGCCGGTAGCCCCGACGTATACGTGGGCCTGAAGTGGCTGCGCGGGGGCACCGCCACCACCTACGCCATCGACGTGAATGCGCCGGCCGGCAGTCCAGTGCAGTTGTCCAACGGCTTCAGCCGCGCCGAGAAGTACCTCGCGCTCAGCAGCGGCACCCGCCAGCGCAGCACCGGCCTGCCCACCGGCACCGACATAGCGCACGTTCTGGGCGCCGCCCTGCCCCGCCTCGCCCCCGCCGACTCGGCCGTGGTGGCGTTTGCGGTACTGGCCGCCCCCACGCTGGCGCAGTTGCAGGCCGCCGCCGATGCCGCTCAGACCCGCTACAACCAGCTGCTGCCCGTCCGGCCGGCGCTGGCCGCCGGTGCCTGGCAGCTCTACCCTAACCCGACGACCGGACGGATACGCCTCGAAGTTCCGGCCAGCTTTGGCGGCCACCACGCCCAGCTATTCAATCCGCTGGGCCAGCTGGTCCGGCAGTTCAGTTTCAGCGGCACTACCACTGAGCTGGATGCTGGCGGCCTGCCGGCGGGCGTGTATGTAGTGCGCGTGCAGGGTGCCGCGGGCCAGCTGACCCGGCAGCTGCTGGTGCAGCCCTAG
- a CDS encoding DUF7010 family protein, whose protein sequence is MLSAQEFTALKLELSVKAKNGLDFIVAASVVWAGITAVWLLPYGVSTKGFITFFMGALTLPLAWLLSKVFRTTWVLPHNPLQPLGLWLNFAQLFYFPFLIFIYTRYPQHFIMTYGIITGAHFFPYAWLYSARPYAIMAGIIPVGCLVLGLQLATSALYLIPLFITGALLVLGALLVPAYRHSKQAALSLPELSAA, encoded by the coding sequence ATGCTATCCGCCCAGGAATTTACTGCTTTGAAGCTGGAGCTCTCCGTGAAAGCCAAAAACGGCCTCGACTTTATTGTAGCCGCCAGCGTGGTATGGGCCGGCATTACGGCGGTGTGGCTGCTGCCTTACGGTGTCAGCACCAAAGGCTTCATCACCTTCTTCATGGGCGCGCTTACCTTACCGCTGGCTTGGCTGCTGTCGAAGGTGTTTCGCACCACCTGGGTGCTGCCCCACAACCCGCTGCAGCCGCTGGGATTGTGGCTGAACTTCGCGCAGCTGTTTTACTTCCCCTTTCTGATTTTCATCTATACCCGCTATCCGCAGCACTTTATCATGACCTATGGCATCATCACGGGGGCGCATTTCTTCCCGTATGCCTGGCTGTACAGCGCCCGGCCCTATGCCATCATGGCCGGCATTATTCCGGTGGGCTGCCTGGTGCTGGGGCTGCAGCTGGCCACGTCTGCGCTGTACCTGATTCCGCTTTTCATCACCGGGGCTCTGCTGGTGCTGGGGGCTCTGCTGGTGCCTGCTTACCGGCACAGCAAACAGGCGGCGCTTTCCCTGCCGGAGCTGTCGGCAGCTTAG